Sequence from the Clostridium butyricum genome:
AAACGGGTATAGCAGTAAAAATCTACGAAGCTCCTTCGGTGACGTTGACTTAGACGTACCACGTGATAGAAATGCAGAATTCGAACCTCAAATTATAAAGAAATATGAAACTGTCTGTACTGAGTTAGATAAAAAAATTATATCTTTATATGCTAAAGGTATGAGTACAAGTGATATCCAATCAGAGATTGAAGATCTATATGGAATAAAAATATCTCCATCGATGGTATCTAAAATAACAGATAAAGTACTTGCTAGCGCTACCGAATGGCAAAATAGAGCTTTGGATAAAATATATCCTATCGTTTATTTAGATGCTATGTACTTTAAAGTTAGAAGTAATGGAAAGATAATTAATAAAGCTGTTTACATTTGTTTAGGATATACAATGGATGGCTATAAAGATATTTTAGGTATATGGGTTGATGAAGCAGAAGGTGCTAAGTTCTGGTTAGGAATTTGTAATGACTTAAAAAATAGAGGAGTTAAAGAAATATTAATTGCATGTATGGATGGTTTAAAAGGATTACCACAAGCTATTAAAACAGTATTTCCATCAGTAAATATTCAAACATGTATTGTTCACCAAATTAGAAATTCAATCAAATATATAGCTTCAAAGGATAAAAAGGCATTTATGAAGGATTTAAAAGAAGTTTACAAAGCATCAACTGAAGAACTTGCGTTGGCGCAGCTAGACAATTTAAAATCTTTCTGGGGTGATAAATACGCTATAGTTATTGATTCTTGGTATAATAATTGGAGTAATCTATCAACATTTTTTGATTTCTCTCCAAGCATAAGAAAGATGATATATACTACCAATGCACTTGAAGGGTTTAATCGTCAAATACGTAAATTTACTAAGGTTAGAGTGATCTTTCC
This genomic interval carries:
- a CDS encoding IS256 family transposase, producing the protein MTKKIDTNFDYNEEIKKCKTIDDVMGKNGLIQKLVKDVLENILEGEMEEHLGRNKYERTESNNQSNRNYRNGYSSKNLRSSFGDVDLDVPRDRNAEFEPQIIKKYETVCTELDKKIISLYAKGMSTSDIQSEIEDLYGIKISPSMVSKITDKVLASATEWQNRALDKIYPIVYLDAMYFKVRSNGKIINKAVYICLGYTMDGYKDILGIWVDEAEGAKFWLGICNDLKNRGVKEILIACMDGLKGLPQAIKTVFPSVNIQTCIVHQIRNSIKYIASKDKKAFMKDLKEVYKASTEELALAQLDNLKSFWGDKYAIVIDSWYNNWSNLSTFFDFSPSIRKMIYTTNALEGFNRQIRKFTKVRVIFPTDESLNKCVYLATMEIIEKWSQPTPNWGATLAELSIIFEDQLKDELA